From the genome of Scleropages formosus chromosome 25, fSclFor1.1, whole genome shotgun sequence:
tagacaaaaaaaattgccataCATCTTGAATACACTTTCAAAATTAGCACACCAGAACTGAGGAAAGGGTGGGATTTGGAaagaaactccacacacgcaGTCTAACAGAGTGAAGCCCTCAGAGAAAAGCAGACAAGTTCATCTGGACACAGAAAAGCGAAGGAGTCCCTGGTCCCAACACTGTCGGCATTGTGGCCAAGCAGCACGCTCGAGATGCCGGAGGTGGCTGTGCCATCCTTGCAGGGAAGTGCGGGCCTGGGGATGTTCGAAGGATCTTGGCAAGCAGGTCACACATCATCCTCCTCGTCCTCTTCCTGAGAGGAGCCGGCCTGCTGGGCTGCGCTGGCTGAGGCAGCGGCGAGCTGTGCCTGTTGTGCAGCCTGCTGCATCTGCAGCCACTCCTGCTGGGCCAGCTCAGCCTGTTGTTGGCGTGCCTGAAAAACATGaacgtgcacacgcacacaaacgcaCAAAGTGAGGCAGCGGCTCACCTGCAAGCACACAAGTCACACACTGTACCTTCTTCACAGAAAACAAAGTTACTATGCTTTATTAAATGCTCCAGGATCCAGCATCTTAGAGTTTGCAACTGTTTAACAACTGGACACACATTTATTAACCATCATTCACCTAAAGCGCTTATCCAAgattactttttattatgtattatgttTGCATACTAAGCTGGATCGATTCAGCATAAGATCTTTGCTGAATGGTTTTACAGAAGGACCAagaatttgaacccagctccttcAATTGCCatacaacagctctaaccaacatttaaattaatatattaattcaaATTAACATACTAGGACAACTGTCTCCTTCAGCGGTATCCCTGAAGAGCAGGGAAAAGAGACGGCCGTGCAGACGAACATCGTTTTCTGAAAACCGGATCCGCGGGGAAGTCGACTTTACCTTGGCGAATAActcctgctgctgtctcagcagcTCTTCCTCGGGGATACCGAGGTTCTCAAGTCGAGAGCTCGCCTTCCTTCGTTTAAGTGCCACCGTTTTGCACTCCTGCAAGACATCTTTCACCTCAGCGATGTAAGAGCCAAAGCCTAGACTTTCAAGTGCTACATGGGGacagaaaaaaaccacacacacatcccattAGAGGACAAactgaccgaaagaatgagaggCAGGAAAGTGACTAATCGTAGGAGCAAACAATTGTGACTACATTGTTGTGAAGGTGATTGTGTCTTgtaacagaacatttttttaaaaataattacatacgTTAGCAGATCAGACTAGTCTAGAGCCTGGTGTACCCcccttcttcctcatcatcctcctcctcctcctcctcctctcaccgTTTATTACGTGCTCCGGGGAAATGGTCTTCTTCTCCGACTTGTTGCAGATCTCGTTGGCCTCGGAGGAGATCAGGTGGATGAACTCGGTGCAGCAGTTCACCACGAGCTCGCGCGCGTCGTTCGCCACGCGCACGTTCGGCAGGGTCTCTTTGATCATCTTGTTAATGGCCGCCCTCGGTATGGTCAAGTCATCGTCGTTCCCAGACGAAGATGCCATGTTTCTATCCTTCGCCTCTGCGAAAAATCCCAAGTTTATGGAACGAGCCGGGCTCAACCAAGCCAAGGCAAGCGGCTGCGCGGCGGCCTAACGGTAACGCCAGAGGGTTGCCGGCTTTCCCCCCCCTCAGTTCGCAAAGGCAAAGCAGCTCAGATGTTTCTAAGTGTGGGAAAAACtaggaaaaaattcaaaaaaagtgaaatctgcgaaaagaaaaaatataaggGAAGCAGGTGATCTTGGAACCGGGGTAAGAGCGTTTAAACTCGGTcacctgatgttttttttttttttttttttttttttttttgctgtttcgCCGCGGCGAGCTAGCTTAGCTAACAA
Proteins encoded in this window:
- the dr1 gene encoding protein Dr1, encoding MASSSGNDDDLTIPRAAINKMIKETLPNVRVANDARELVVNCCTEFIHLISSEANEICNKSEKKTISPEHVINALESLGFGSYIAEVKDVLQECKTVALKRRKASSRLENLGIPEEELLRQQQELFAKARQQQAELAQQEWLQMQQAAQQAQLAAASASAAQQAGSSQEEDEEDDV